One Danio rerio strain Tuebingen ecotype United States chromosome 13, GRCz12tu, whole genome shotgun sequence DNA window includes the following coding sequences:
- the LOC137487333 gene encoding uncharacterized protein isoform X2: MCISMVDSYDTHTASCKLTVHFTAVITITVSQLYCTSPMMEKKCKKNFWTTLFGNKRASKKSSMNTSSSEAEKKDQGVDAAMLQSLKDAEEAAVHTRSDWNANGAQERQKEKSKSKKNLWKVLLKAVGCSNIDTALVNDATEKPFEPNWTAETPEDLFSIELNSIDDASEAPVSLEFNSIDDTPEVLVSTDSDWIADTLEALDSVWSKCVAEPRIAPVNIESDWIAYDHKAPVSMVSNWIADCIPEVNKYPVSIESNWIADAPAVPEASESPFCVVSGCAPDVCETYEGPVCMVSDCVPDTSEGPVCEVSACVPDASEAPESAVCLVSGCVPDVSEAYEGPVCVVSDCVPDASEAHEGPLCVVSDCAPDVSEAYESPVCVVSDCVPDASEDPESPVCVVSDCVPDSSEGHEDPVCMVSDCVPDAFVSPVCIKPACTAGAPDAGPRLSQTEVLTPFDIQLPLSSTRVLTPLKLWSALSLTGLLRPWKLRSALSQVGVQTPWKLRMALSPVGVLMPFNLQLALRQIGQLEPFNCTF; this comes from the exons ATGTGTATTTCTATGGTTGACTCTTACGACACTCACACTGCAAGTTGCAAATTgactgtacattttacagcagTAATTACCATCACAGTATCTCAGTTATACTGTACATCTCCCATGATGGAGAAGAAATGCAAAAAGAACTTTTGGACGACACTTTTTGGCAATAAAAGAGCTAGTAAAAAATCCAGCATGAACACTAGCTCCAGTGAAGCTGAGAAGAAGGACCAGGGTGTGGATGCTGCCATGCTACAGTCTCTAAAAGATGCTGAGG AAGCTGCAGTCCACACCAGGTCTGACTGGAATGCTAATGGGGCGCAAGAAAGACAGAAGGAGAAATCCAAGAGCAAAAAGAACCTCTGGAAAGTCCTCCTCAAAGCTGTTGGCTGCTCTAACATTGACACTGCCCTCGTCAATGACGCCACTGAAAAGCCCTTTGAGCCCAACTGGACTGCTGAAACCCCTGAAGATCTGTTCAGCATTGAGTTGAACAGCATTGATGATGCCTCTGAAGCTCCGGTCAGCTTGGAGTTTAACAGCATTGATGACACCCCTGAAGTTCTGGTCAGCACTGATTCAGACTGGATTGCAGACACCCTTGAGGCTCTGGACAGCGTTTGGTCCAAATGTGTCGCTGAGCCCCGTATAGCACCAGTCAACATTGAGTCTGACTGGATTGCTTATGACCATAAAGCTCCTGTCAGTATGGTTTCCAATTGGATTGCTGACTGTATTCCTGAAGTCAATAAATATCCAGTCAGCATAGAATCCAACTGGATTGCTGACGCACCTGCAGTCCCTGAGGCCTCTGAAAGTCCATTCTGTGTGGTGTCCGGCTGTGCTCCTGATGTCTGTGAAACCTATGAAGGTCCAGTCTGCATGGTGTCTGACTGTGTTCCTGATACCTCTGAAGGTCCAGTCTGTGAGGTGTCAGCCTGTGTTCCTGATGCTTCTGAGGCCCCTGAGAGTGCAGTCTGCTTGGTGTCCGGCTGTGTTCCTGATGTCTCTGAAGCCTATGAAGGTCCAGTCTGTGTTGTGTCTGACTGTGTTCCTGATGCTTCAGAGGCCCATGAAGGTCCACTCTGTGTGGTGTCCGACTGTGCTCCTGATGTCTCTGAAGCCTATGAAAGTCCAGTCTGTGTTGTGTCGGACTGTGTTCCTGATGCTTCTGAGGACCCTGAGA GTCCAGTCTGTGTGGTGTCTGACTGTGTTCCTGATTCCTCTGAGGGTCATGAAGATCCAGTCTGCATGGTGTCTGACTGTGTTCCTGATGCCTTTGTATCTCCTGTCTGCATTAAGCCTGCCTGTACTGCTGGGGCCCCTGATGCTGGACCCAGATTGAGTCAGACTGAAGTGCTGACCCCCTTCGACATCCAACTCCCACTGAGTTCGACTCGAGTGCTGACCCCTCTGAAGCTCTGGTCTGCGCTGAGTCTGACTGGACTGCTGAGGCCCTGGAAGCTTCGGTCAGCATTGAGTCAGGTGGGAGTACAGACACCCTGGAAGCTCCGGATGGCATTGAGTCCAGTTGGAGTGCTGATGCCCTTCAACCTACAGCTTGCACTGAGGCAGATTGGACAACTGGAGCCCTTCAACTGCACTTTTTAG
- the LOC137487333 gene encoding uncharacterized protein isoform X1, with product MCISMVDSYDTHTASCKLTVHFTAVITITVSQLYCTSPMMEKKCKKNFWTTLFGNKRASKKSSMNTSSSEAEKKDQGVDAAMLQSLKDAEEAAVHTRSDWNANGAQERQKEKSKSKKNLWKVLLKAVGCSNIDTALVNDATEKPFEPNWTAETPEDLFSIELNSIDDASEAPVSLEFNSIDDTPEVLVSTDSDWIADTLEALDSVWSKCVAEPRIAPVNIESDWIAYDHKAPVSMVSNWIADCIPEVNKYPVSIESNWIADAPAVPEASESPFCVVSGCAPDVCETYEGPVCMVSDCVPDTSEGPVCEVSACVPDASEAPESAVCLVSGCVPDVSEAYEGPVCVVSDCVPDASEAHEGPLCVVSDCAPDVSEAYESPVCVVSDCVPDASEDPESAVCMVSGCVPDASEVHTGPVCVVSDCVPDSSEGHEDPVCMVSDCVPDAFVSPVCIKPACTAGAPDAGPRLSQTEVLTPFDIQLPLSSTRVLTPLKLWSALSLTGLLRPWKLRSALSQVGVQTPWKLRMALSPVGVLMPFNLQLALRQIGQLEPFNCTF from the exons ATGTGTATTTCTATGGTTGACTCTTACGACACTCACACTGCAAGTTGCAAATTgactgtacattttacagcagTAATTACCATCACAGTATCTCAGTTATACTGTACATCTCCCATGATGGAGAAGAAATGCAAAAAGAACTTTTGGACGACACTTTTTGGCAATAAAAGAGCTAGTAAAAAATCCAGCATGAACACTAGCTCCAGTGAAGCTGAGAAGAAGGACCAGGGTGTGGATGCTGCCATGCTACAGTCTCTAAAAGATGCTGAGG AAGCTGCAGTCCACACCAGGTCTGACTGGAATGCTAATGGGGCGCAAGAAAGACAGAAGGAGAAATCCAAGAGCAAAAAGAACCTCTGGAAAGTCCTCCTCAAAGCTGTTGGCTGCTCTAACATTGACACTGCCCTCGTCAATGACGCCACTGAAAAGCCCTTTGAGCCCAACTGGACTGCTGAAACCCCTGAAGATCTGTTCAGCATTGAGTTGAACAGCATTGATGATGCCTCTGAAGCTCCGGTCAGCTTGGAGTTTAACAGCATTGATGACACCCCTGAAGTTCTGGTCAGCACTGATTCAGACTGGATTGCAGACACCCTTGAGGCTCTGGACAGCGTTTGGTCCAAATGTGTCGCTGAGCCCCGTATAGCACCAGTCAACATTGAGTCTGACTGGATTGCTTATGACCATAAAGCTCCTGTCAGTATGGTTTCCAATTGGATTGCTGACTGTATTCCTGAAGTCAATAAATATCCAGTCAGCATAGAATCCAACTGGATTGCTGACGCACCTGCAGTCCCTGAGGCCTCTGAAAGTCCATTCTGTGTGGTGTCCGGCTGTGCTCCTGATGTCTGTGAAACCTATGAAGGTCCAGTCTGCATGGTGTCTGACTGTGTTCCTGATACCTCTGAAGGTCCAGTCTGTGAGGTGTCAGCCTGTGTTCCTGATGCTTCTGAGGCCCCTGAGAGTGCAGTCTGCTTGGTGTCCGGCTGTGTTCCTGATGTCTCTGAAGCCTATGAAGGTCCAGTCTGTGTTGTGTCTGACTGTGTTCCTGATGCTTCAGAGGCCCATGAAGGTCCACTCTGTGTGGTGTCCGACTGTGCTCCTGATGTCTCTGAAGCCTATGAAAGTCCAGTCTGTGTTGTGTCGGACTGTGTTCCTGATGCTTCTGAGGACCCTGAGAGTGCAGTCTGCATGGTGTCCGGCTGTGTTCCTGATGCTTCTGAGGTCCATACAGGTCCAGTCTGTGTGGTGTCTGACTGTGTTCCTGATTCCTCTGAGGGTCATGAAGATCCAGTCTGCATGGTGTCTGACTGTGTTCCTGATGCCTTTGTATCTCCTGTCTGCATTAAGCCTGCCTGTACTGCTGGGGCCCCTGATGCTGGACCCAGATTGAGTCAGACTGAAGTGCTGACCCCCTTCGACATCCAACTCCCACTGAGTTCGACTCGAGTGCTGACCCCTCTGAAGCTCTGGTCTGCGCTGAGTCTGACTGGACTGCTGAGGCCCTGGAAGCTTCGGTCAGCATTGAGTCAGGTGGGAGTACAGACACCCTGGAAGCTCCGGATGGCATTGAGTCCAGTTGGAGTGCTGATGCCCTTCAACCTACAGCTTGCACTGAGGCAGATTGGACAACTGGAGCCCTTCAACTGCACTTTTTAG
- the LOC141377147 gene encoding uncharacterized protein, whose amino-acid sequence MMEKKCKNNFWTALFGNKRASKKSSSNTSSSEGKKKDQGVDAAMLQSLKDAEEAAVHTRSDWNANGAQERQKEKSKSKKNLWKVLLKAVGCSNIDTALVNDATEKPFEPNWTADVPAVPEASESPVRVVSGCAPDVCETYEGPVCMVSDCVPDTSKGPVCEVSDCVPDASEAPESAVCLVSGCVPDVSEAYEGPVCVVSDCVSDASEDPESAVCMVSGCVSDASEVHKGPVCLVSDCVPDSSEAHEGPVCMVSDCVPDASEAHEGPLCVVSDCVSDASEDPESAVCMVSGFVPDASEVHTGPVCVVSDCVPDSSEGHEDPVCMVSDCVPDAFVSPVCIKPACTAGAPDAGPRLSQTEVLTPFDIQLPLSSTGVLTPLKLWSALSLTGLLRPWKLRSALSQVGVQTPWKLRMTLSPVGVLMPFNLQLALRQIGLLEPFNCTF is encoded by the exons ATGATGGAGAAGAAATGCAAAAATAACTTTTGGACGGCACTTTTTGGCAATAAAAGAGCTAGTAAAAAATCCAGCAGTAACACTAGCTCCAGTGAAGGCAAGAAGAAGGACCAGGGTGTGGATGCTGCCATGCTACAGTCTCTAAAAGATGCTGAGG AAGCTGCAGTCCACACCAGGTCTGACTGGAATGCTAATGGGGCGCAAGAAAGACAGAAGGAGAAATCCAAGAGCAAAAAGAACCTCTGGAAAGTCCTCCTCAAAGCTGTTGGCTGCTCTAACATTGACACTGCCCTCGTCAATGATGCCACTGAAAAGCCCTTTGAGCCCAACTGGACTGCTGACGTACCTGCAGTCCCTGAGGCCTCTGAAAGTCCAGTCCGTGTGGTGTCCGGCTGTGCTCCTGATGTCTGTGAAACCTATGAAGGTCCAGTCTGCATGGTGTCTGACTGTGTTCCTGATACCTCTAAAGGTCCAGTCTGTGAGGTGTCCGACTGTGTTCCTGATGCTTCTGAGGCCCCTGAGAGTGCAGTCTGCTTGGTGTCCGGCTGTGTTCCTGATGTCTCTGAAGCCTATGAAGGTCCAGTGTGTGTTGTGTCGGACTGTGTTTCTGATGCTTCTGAGGACCCTGAGAGTGCAGTCTGCATGGTGTCCGGCTGTGTTTCTGATGCTTCTGAGGTCCATAAAGGTCCAGTCTGTTTGGTGTCAGACTGTGTTCCTGATTCCTCTGAGGCCCATGAAGGTCCAGTCTGCATGGTGTCTGACTGTGTTCCTGATGCTTCAGAGGCCCATGAAGGTCCACTCTGTGTTGTGTCGGACTGTGTTTCTGATGCTTCTGAGGACCCTGAGAGTGCAGTCTGCATGGTGTCCGGCTTTGTTCCTGATGCTTCTGAGGTCCATACAGGTCCAGTCTGTGTGGTGTCTGACTGTGTTCCTGATTCCTCTGAGGGTCATGAAGATCCAGTCTGCATGGTGTCTGACTGTGTTCCTGATGCCTTTGTATCTCCGGTCTGCATTAAGCCTGCCTGTACTGCTGGGGCCCCTGATGCTGGACCCAGATTGAGTCAGACTGAAGTGCTGACCCCCTTCGACATCCAACTCCCACTGAGTTCGACTGGAGTGCTGACCCCTCTGAAGCTCTGGTCTGCGCTGAGTCTGACTGGACTGCTGAGGCCCTGGAAGCTTCGGTCAGCATTGAGTCAGGTGGGAGTACAGACACCCTGGAAGCTCCGGATGACATTGAGTCCAGTTGGAGTGCTGATGCCCTTCAACCTACAGCTTGCACTGAGGCAGATTGGACTACTGGAGCCCTTCAACTGCACTTTTTAG